From one Stieleria sp. JC731 genomic stretch:
- the fae gene encoding formaldehyde-activating enzyme: MKFYIGEALVGDGNEVAHIDLMLGSKDGPVGVAFANALSTQSEGHTNLLAVLEPNVAVKPSTVMITKVTLKGMKQVVQMFGPAQAAVAKAIADSVAEGVIPADQAEDMVCVCGVFIHPEADDDEKIYNYNYEAVKQSVANAMGGKPTAEEMIAKKDSAAHPFKGNF; the protein is encoded by the coding sequence ATGAAGTTTTACATTGGTGAAGCCCTGGTGGGCGATGGCAACGAAGTCGCACACATCGACTTGATGTTGGGCAGCAAAGATGGTCCTGTTGGTGTTGCGTTTGCAAACGCGTTGAGCACCCAAAGCGAAGGTCACACCAACCTGTTGGCCGTTTTGGAGCCCAACGTTGCTGTGAAGCCTTCGACTGTGATGATCACGAAAGTCACTTTGAAGGGCATGAAGCAAGTCGTTCAAATGTTCGGCCCTGCACAAGCGGCTGTTGCGAAAGCGATCGCTGACTCGGTTGCTGAGGGTGTCATCCCTGCTGACCAAGCGGAAGACATGGTCTGCGTTTGCGGCGTCTTCATCCACCCTGAAGCTGACGACGACGAAAAGATCTACAACTACAACTACGAAGCTGTCAAGCAATCGGTTGCCAACGCCATGGGCGGCAAGCCAACCGCAGAAGAAATGATCGCCAAGAAAGACTCGGCGGCTCACCCATTCAAGGGTAACTTCTAA
- a CDS encoding ATP-grasp domain-containing protein, which yields MQTPQDNLRDPNYGDPRRRLVLIGPSVRAAAESARLAGFLPIGIDDFGDQDTQTACISWFPLDQLRSQMMAGHAAELTGTSRLRIVGGLAGGYDWLAPVANRIEGPPLQAFRDSTSPFVLAELAQAASVDFPSVRHDYAGPNGWLIKSSISSGGLGVRTAIANEPVPKGCFAQERISGKVCGATLIANGNDAKLLGACRLLRKRFPDRPFVFAGAIGPVPISASVQSQLAAVAEQWLKRYPMSGPLNIDFVCDRAGRSITLLEINPRYSASMELIERSWTAATGIDVSVFEPPEHWFRRPRPVALRSYLKRIVFTKSACRISPSDFDQSGRLAPQTVAPALKEFQWKDIPAKTSNVPASCPLATMIVPFERDRLSQSIRCRASV from the coding sequence ATGCAAACACCCCAGGACAACTTGCGCGACCCTAATTACGGTGATCCCCGAAGGCGACTGGTCTTGATCGGGCCGTCCGTTCGCGCCGCGGCTGAATCTGCCCGTTTGGCAGGTTTTTTGCCGATCGGAATCGACGATTTTGGCGACCAGGACACCCAAACCGCTTGCATTTCCTGGTTCCCTCTGGATCAGCTTCGCAGTCAGATGATGGCAGGACACGCCGCCGAATTGACCGGGACATCGCGCCTTCGCATTGTGGGGGGATTGGCTGGCGGATATGACTGGTTGGCCCCCGTCGCTAATCGTATCGAAGGTCCGCCGCTGCAAGCGTTTCGCGACTCCACTTCTCCATTCGTCCTGGCCGAATTGGCGCAAGCCGCCTCGGTGGATTTCCCATCGGTTCGCCATGACTACGCTGGGCCAAACGGCTGGCTGATCAAATCGAGCATTTCCTCGGGTGGTTTGGGCGTCCGGACTGCGATTGCCAACGAACCTGTCCCCAAGGGGTGCTTTGCTCAGGAACGGATCAGCGGAAAAGTTTGCGGTGCGACACTGATTGCTAATGGCAACGATGCAAAACTCCTGGGTGCTTGCCGGTTGCTGCGCAAACGGTTTCCCGACCGGCCATTCGTATTCGCCGGTGCGATCGGCCCCGTTCCCATCTCGGCATCGGTCCAGTCGCAACTGGCCGCTGTCGCTGAACAATGGCTGAAGCGATACCCAATGTCCGGTCCGCTAAATATCGACTTTGTTTGCGATCGCGCTGGGCGATCAATCACTCTGCTGGAGATCAACCCACGCTATAGCGCATCAATGGAGCTGATTGAACGCTCCTGGACCGCAGCAACCGGAATAGATGTCTCAGTATTCGAACCGCCAGAACATTGGTTCCGCCGGCCCCGACCGGTGGCACTTCGTTCATATCTGAAACGGATCGTGTTTACAAAGTCAGCGTGTCGAATTTCACCAAGTGACTTCGATCAATCGGGCAGACTGGCGCCGCAAACAGTTGCCCCGGCGCTGAAGGAATTTCAGTGGAAAGACATTCCGGCAAAGACATCCAACGTCCCTGCGTCTTGCCCACTGGCAACCATGATTGTCCCTTTCGAACGAGATCGCCTATCACAGTCGATTCGGTGTAGGGCATCAGTCTAA
- the dusB gene encoding tRNA dihydrouridine synthase DusB, whose translation MSRPFPPPAFKIGDLVIDPPILQAPMAGFTNAAFRQMVRDYGGTGLIATEMVNARGFAWMDEHAEEHPDRLWGVAEEARPLAVQIWDNDPETMAKVGRRLVEEYRVSVVDINFGCPVRQVTEKAHSGSYLLRTPMRMFEIISKLVEACAPTPVTAKIRLGCSPEQINCNEVAKVVEEAGAAALTVHGRTAKDMFRGHADWDRISEIKGHLRNIPLIGNGDLDSAEKVVHAFKTYDVDGVMIARACLGRPWLFAQAAAALRGDPIPPDPTLPEQRDCMLRHYNLVVDRFGEEKGTVLMRKFACCYAQGKHGARHFRTHVAHVNTAEEFHRVVDEYFPTMSNEEVKAMS comes from the coding sequence ATGTCGCGTCCATTTCCTCCTCCGGCTTTCAAGATTGGCGATCTTGTCATTGACCCGCCTATTCTGCAGGCGCCAATGGCGGGTTTTACCAATGCCGCGTTTCGGCAGATGGTTCGCGACTACGGTGGCACAGGATTGATTGCTACCGAAATGGTCAACGCTCGGGGGTTCGCTTGGATGGACGAGCATGCCGAGGAGCACCCCGACCGATTGTGGGGCGTTGCCGAAGAAGCACGTCCACTTGCGGTTCAAATTTGGGATAATGATCCCGAAACGATGGCAAAGGTTGGGCGCCGATTGGTGGAGGAGTATCGGGTCAGCGTTGTCGATATCAATTTCGGCTGCCCTGTTCGCCAAGTCACCGAGAAAGCGCATAGCGGAAGTTATCTACTGCGGACGCCGATGCGAATGTTCGAGATCATTTCGAAGCTCGTCGAGGCTTGTGCACCGACACCAGTGACCGCGAAGATCCGTCTGGGCTGCAGCCCCGAACAGATCAATTGCAACGAAGTTGCGAAAGTTGTCGAAGAAGCTGGTGCTGCCGCGCTAACGGTTCATGGGCGAACCGCCAAAGACATGTTTCGCGGGCATGCGGATTGGGACCGGATCAGTGAGATCAAAGGTCATTTGCGAAACATCCCTTTGATCGGAAACGGCGATTTGGATTCCGCCGAAAAGGTCGTTCACGCATTCAAGACCTACGACGTCGACGGTGTCATGATCGCGCGAGCCTGTCTAGGGCGTCCCTGGTTATTTGCCCAGGCGGCTGCGGCGCTTCGTGGCGATCCGATCCCCCCAGATCCGACATTGCCCGAACAACGCGATTGTATGTTGCGGCACTACAACCTCGTTGTTGATCGCTTCGGTGAAGAGAAAGGCACCGTGCTGATGCGAAAGTTTGCTTGTTGCTATGCACAAGGGAAACACGGAGCAAGGCATTTTCGGACACACGTGGCCCATGTGAATACGGCCGAAGAGTTTCATCGCGTCGTCGATGAATACTTTCCGACGATGTCCAATGAAGAAGTCAAAGCGATGTCTTAA